One region of Limnospira fusiformis SAG 85.79 genomic DNA includes:
- a CDS encoding glycerophosphoryl diester phosphodiesterase membrane domain-containing protein, translating to MTNKYAHKSLNLGDVISAGFRIYRDHFKQYFTMAFFGFLWLIVPIYGWAKFAAISGAIARLAFFEVSERPEPGADAKRYTDKRKWSFLGQSLLLLLIMIGAFIGLAIAVRIAGFLVSILLSPESLVSLLLGFLLGVVAFVMFYIGLMWISARLYICDVILAVENPMTATGAISKSWQITKESAFKIILITIVAGLATFPVSIGGQLIMTISRLVISVILPYDLAALVNFLIILAVLIAMILLTWPFFQSITAVIYYDIISRNGKQNRVTDRPKKPEI from the coding sequence ATGACTAATAAATATGCTCATAAATCCCTCAACTTGGGTGATGTGATTAGTGCCGGATTTCGTATCTATCGAGACCATTTTAAACAATACTTTACTATGGCGTTTTTCGGCTTTTTATGGCTGATTGTTCCCATTTATGGTTGGGCGAAATTTGCGGCGATTTCAGGAGCGATCGCTCGTTTAGCTTTTTTTGAGGTGAGCGAACGCCCCGAACCAGGAGCAGACGCTAAACGCTATACAGACAAGCGCAAATGGAGTTTTTTAGGGCAATCACTTCTGCTACTATTGATTATGATTGGGGCTTTTATAGGTTTAGCCATAGCTGTGAGAATAGCCGGATTCTTGGTATCTATCCTACTGAGTCCCGAAAGTTTGGTATCATTATTACTAGGATTTTTATTAGGAGTAGTCGCATTTGTCATGTTTTATATAGGGTTGATGTGGATATCAGCCCGCCTGTATATATGTGACGTGATTCTAGCCGTAGAAAACCCGATGACTGCCACCGGAGCAATTAGCAAGAGTTGGCAAATAACCAAAGAATCAGCCTTTAAAATTATCTTGATTACGATAGTTGCAGGTCTAGCCACGTTCCCCGTCAGCATTGGGGGTCAGTTGATTATGACAATCAGCCGATTAGTTATCAGTGTAATTTTGCCGTATGACTTAGCAGCTTTGGTGAATTTCTTAATTATCTTGGCTGTGTTAATTGCAATGATTCTGCTGACTTGGCCGTTTTTCCAATCCATTACAGCAGTGATTTACTATGACATAATCAGCCGTAATGGGAAACAGAATCGAGTCACCGATCGCCCCAAAAAGCCAGAAATCTAG
- a CDS encoding tetratricopeptide repeat protein — translation MNLDDRSKPHSSNSPRSFKPQRQMEIIGQLLDGRYRIVQILSSGAFSQTYLAADTRRPGHPQCVVKQLRPPSNNSKILKTALRLFRQEAEILEKLGRNDRIPLLLAYFEDNNHFYLVEEFIEGHPLHKELIPGHPWKEDLVIELLEEILNILVFVHQNGVIHRDVNPSNLIRRKSDQALVLIDFGSVKAVTSQLAEENNQPMRTIATGTPSYMPIEQFQGNPQFNSDLYAVGMIAIQALTGLEGSDLPKLQDPSLSISGEIAWRQRARVSNELASIIDKMVHHYYGKRYKSAIDAIAELNQLTGKTGLVNPTSPNHPPYKTHKPRRDISLNRLWTVVGIAATGLVGLIVIFGLFQVLSRPDPVKSEAALKRGVERLEAGDPEAAIKAFTRSIQLFPDNSEAFRKRANAYYDLQKYEQAIADYTQAIKLDPTNPEIYFNRSLAYHQMRDFGNAINDLNQVIRLNPEDTDAFYQRGLAHYSQENYEAAILDYTEVIRRQPNNSEAYRARGSAHVKSGNLQAGMADYTEAIRLNPESAAAYYNRGRARFHLGDYQGALADYNQVISWEPDNAEAYGNRCSTYINLGNYEAAIESCSRSIQLNPTAMDYNNRCIAHLNVQNYDAAIGDCTKAIELEPNNSKAHSNRGLVHSLAEDYEAAIADYSQAISLNPNDAESYSNRAQAHAELGNYSEAIADYAQAIRIRPNLAGAFYGRGMVRASLGDRRGAISDFEQAGKLFLEQGLTGGFRDSQYQIQRLQ, via the coding sequence ATGAACTTAGACGATCGCTCCAAACCCCATTCCTCGAACTCCCCTAGAAGTTTCAAACCTCAACGCCAGATGGAAATCATTGGTCAACTCCTAGATGGAAGGTATCGAATTGTACAAATTTTGAGTTCAGGAGCATTTAGTCAGACCTATCTAGCCGCAGATACCCGCCGTCCTGGTCATCCTCAATGTGTGGTTAAACAACTGCGTCCCCCTAGTAATAATTCCAAAATCCTGAAAACAGCCTTACGCCTATTTCGACAGGAAGCAGAAATCTTAGAAAAGCTAGGACGCAACGATCGCATTCCCCTATTATTAGCCTATTTTGAGGATAATAATCACTTCTATCTAGTCGAAGAATTTATCGAAGGACATCCCCTTCATAAAGAACTAATTCCCGGTCATCCTTGGAAAGAAGATCTAGTGATCGAACTCTTAGAAGAAATCCTCAATATTTTAGTATTTGTTCACCAAAATGGCGTAATTCATCGAGATGTTAACCCCTCTAATTTAATTCGCCGCAAATCAGACCAAGCCCTAGTCTTAATCGATTTCGGTTCCGTCAAAGCCGTGACTAGCCAACTGGCTGAGGAAAATAATCAACCCATGCGAACGATCGCCACGGGTACACCCTCCTATATGCCGATCGAACAATTCCAGGGAAACCCCCAATTTAATAGCGATCTCTATGCTGTGGGAATGATTGCTATTCAGGCTTTAACTGGTTTAGAAGGCTCAGATTTGCCCAAACTCCAAGATCCTAGCCTATCTATATCTGGAGAAATTGCCTGGCGACAGCGGGCGCGAGTTAGTAACGAATTAGCTAGTATTATAGATAAAATGGTGCATCATTACTATGGGAAACGATATAAATCCGCTATTGATGCGATCGCTGAATTAAATCAACTCACCGGAAAAACCGGGTTAGTTAACCCAACTTCCCCAAATCATCCCCCCTATAAAACACACAAACCGCGACGAGACATATCCTTAAATCGCCTCTGGACTGTAGTGGGAATAGCGGCAACCGGATTAGTCGGTTTAATCGTGATATTTGGCTTATTTCAAGTGTTAAGCCGCCCCGATCCTGTCAAATCAGAAGCCGCCCTAAAAAGAGGGGTAGAACGTCTGGAAGCGGGAGACCCAGAGGCGGCAATTAAGGCTTTTACTCGGTCAATCCAGCTATTTCCTGATAATAGTGAAGCCTTCCGTAAACGGGCTAATGCTTACTATGATCTCCAGAAATATGAGCAGGCGATCGCTGACTATACCCAAGCCATTAAACTTGATCCTACTAATCCTGAAATCTATTTTAACCGCAGTTTAGCATACCATCAAATGAGAGATTTTGGTAATGCTATTAATGACCTAAATCAAGTGATCCGTCTGAACCCAGAAGATACAGATGCTTTTTATCAAAGGGGACTCGCCCATTATAGCCAAGAAAACTACGAAGCCGCCATATTAGATTATACCGAAGTAATTAGGCGACAACCAAACAATAGTGAAGCCTATCGCGCTAGGGGAAGCGCTCACGTTAAATCTGGTAACTTACAAGCAGGAATGGCTGATTATACAGAAGCAATTAGACTCAATCCCGAGTCGGCTGCTGCTTATTATAATCGGGGTCGCGCTCGGTTTCATTTAGGAGATTATCAAGGTGCTTTAGCAGACTATAATCAAGTGATTAGTTGGGAACCAGATAATGCTGAAGCATACGGGAATCGTTGCAGTACCTACATCAATTTAGGGAATTATGAGGCGGCGATAGAAAGTTGTAGTAGATCCATTCAATTAAACCCCACAGCTATGGATTATAATAATCGCTGTATTGCTCATCTGAATGTGCAAAATTATGATGCAGCTATTGGAGATTGTACTAAGGCGATTGAGTTAGAACCTAATAATTCTAAGGCTCACAGTAATCGGGGGTTAGTTCACTCTTTGGCTGAGGATTATGAGGCGGCGATCGCTGACTATAGCCAAGCTATTAGTCTGAATCCTAATGATGCTGAATCATACAGTAATCGCGCTCAGGCTCATGCTGAACTTGGTAATTACTCTGAGGCGATCGCAGACTACGCCCAAGCTATTCGCATCAGACCTAATTTGGCTGGTGCTTTTTATGGTCGCGGAATGGTCCGAGCATCTTTAGGCGATCGCCGAGGTGCCATCAGTGATTTTGAACAGGCTGGAAAACTGTTTTTAGAGCAAGGTTTGACCGGGGGATTTCGGGATTCTCAATATCAAATTCAGCGATTACAGTAA